A genomic stretch from Alosa sapidissima isolate fAloSap1 chromosome 3, fAloSap1.pri, whole genome shotgun sequence includes:
- the si:dkeyp-113d7.1 gene encoding zinc finger protein 544: protein MAELESECISIGLNTLASECGSPPLDPLRPECSTPTLHLLSSDCSTPNLNTLASEIVEPMAMLPCVKTEPPDLEPIRTVDLSEIQPLSTAELGSDQIKMEISGLDYIKSEHHGGHHCDMHSFHSTELDSYKSHYEPSLVFDYITHVSDSLEYIKSEQHTDLQCYYATELSSIKTEYEPNLMSSHIRSEINGLESIHMAELRTELNKLRPDSIIDGMGKLESDFSGSDLFDLGSGQETKSSLETSHTGTKGHSAGPRKPRNLNGEKPFSCTQCGKSFSTLGNLKTHQRIHTGERPYICPQCGKSFGQAGNLKRHQLIHTGQKPYTCAHCPKGFTKADDLRSHQRLHTGEKPFGCLTCGKSFSQSKELKTHQLSHTGERPFCCPHCGKTFVKETSFRNHQQIHTGEKPYTCSQCGKTFSNSGVLKTHEKIHSGERPFGCTQCGKSFGRLGHLKAHQQIHTGERPYTCSHCGKNFSQSGHLKAHEQIHKRERPDLSSGSSLSNDSS, encoded by the coding sequence ATGGCAGAGCTAGAGAGCGAGTGTATCTCTATAGGGCTAAACACGCTGGCGTCCGAGTGCGGCTCGCCTCCCCTGGACCCGTTGCGGCCGGAGTGTAGCACGCCAACCCTACACCTGCTCTCCTCCGACTGCTCCACGCCCAACCTCAATACGCTGGCGTCCGAGATCGTTGAGCCCATGGCCATGCTACCGTGCGTGAAAACCGAACCGCCGGACCTCGAGCCCATCCGCACCGTGGACCTGTCGGAGATCCAGCCGCTCAGCACGGCCGAGCTGGGATCGGACCAGATCAAGATGGAGATTAGCGGACTGGACTACATCAAGTCGGAGCACCACGGCGGTCACCACTGCGACATGCACTCGTTCCACAGCACGGAGCTGGACTCTTACAAGAGTCACTACGAGCCCAGCCTGGTGTTCGACTATATCACGCACGTCTCCGACAGCCTGGAGTACATCAAGTCGGAGCAGCACACAGACCTACAGTGCTACTACGCCACCGAGCTGAGTTCCATCAAAACAGAGTACGAACCCAACCTCATGTCCAGCCACATCAGGTCGGAGATCAACGGCCTCGAGTCCATCCACATGGCGGAGCTGCGAACCGAACTTAATAAGCTGAGGCCGGACTCCATCATCGACGGCATGGGGAAACTGGAGTCCGACTTTTCGGGGAGCGACCTGTTCGACCTCGGCTCCGGCCAGGAGACGAAAAGTTCGTTGGAGACAAGCCACACGGGGACCAAAGGGCACAGCGCTGGTCCGCGCAAGCCTCGCAACCTCAACGGCGAGAAGCCGTTCTCCTGCACGCAGTGCGGGAAGAGCTTCAGCACTCTGGGCAACCTCAAGACGCACCAGCGCATCCACACCGGCGAGAGACCCTACATCTGTCCGCAGTGCGGAAAGAGCTTCGGCCAGGCGGGCAACCTGAAGCGCCACCAGCTCATCCACACCGGGCAGAAGCCCTACACATGCGCACACTGCCCCAAGGGCTTCACCAAAGCGGACGACCTCCGCTCGCATCAGCGGCTGCACACAGGCGAAAAGCCCTTTGGCTGCCTCACGTGCGGCAAAAGCTTTAGCCAGTCCAAGGAACTCAAAACGCACCAGCTTAGCCACACTGGCGAGCGTCCGTTCTGCTGCCCGCACTGTGGCAAGACCTTCGTCAAGGAGACCAGCTTTCGGAACCACCAACAGATCCACACGGGCGAGAAGCCCTATACATGCTCACAGTGTGGCAAGACCTTCAGCAATTCAGGGGTCCTCAAAACGCACGAGAAGATCCACTCGGGCGAGCGTCCGTTCGGCTGCACCCAGTGTGGCAAGAGCTTTGGGCGCTTAGGACATCTTAAAGCACACCAGCAGATCCACACGGGAGAGCGGCCCTACACGTGCTCCCACTGTGGCAAGAACTTCAGCCAGTCAGGCCACCTCAAAGCACACGAGCAAATTCACAAACGAGAGCGGCCAGACCTTAGCAGTGGCAGCAGTCTCAGTAACGATAGTAGCTAA